Below is a genomic region from Blastocatellia bacterium.
GGCCGAATCTTTGGAGCTGCCGGAGCGAAAGCCGACTATGAGTCTTCCACTCTCCAGCCGCGCCAGCGACGGGAAAGTGCAGAAGCGCGCCTCCAACGGAGCGGAAGTCGCATCGAAGATAACGCCCCGATCAATAATCCGCACGCTGATTCCTCCTAGTAAAGGCTTAATGGTCTTTGGAAAGGTCAAGATGCTCCGCATCAATTCGGGCGTCGCAAGGGGGAGGGCCATCTTGCGTGAGGGTTTCCATCACCACGCGGTTGCAGAGCTGGCCGATTCCCTCAATCCAGGCGACGACTTCATCCCCGTCCTTCAGGAAAGCCGGAGGACGACGGGCCATGCCCACGCCCGGTGGCGTCCCCGTCGAGAGAATGTCCCCAGGCCGCAGCGTGAAAAGCTGCGAGAAGTAGTGAATCAGATACGGGATCGAGAAGATCATCTCCCCCGTGTGCGAATCCTGCCGCAGCTCCCCATTCACCCACAGCCGCAAGCGCAGGCCGTGAGGGTCGGGCACTTCATCAGCCGTCACCAGAAACGGACCGCAGGGAGCGAAGCCGTCAAACGTCTTGCCGTGCGTCCACTGGCCGGTCCGAAACTGAAAATCCCGCGCACTCACATCGTTGAGCACCATGTAGCCCGCTACATACGCCAGGGCCTCCGCTTCAGAGAGATATTTCCCCTCTCTCCCGATCACCACGGCCAGCTCCACCTCGTAATCGAGCTGCTCGACAGCCAGCGGTCGCAAGATCGGATCATACGGCCCCGCTAGGGTATTGGCGTACTTGGCGAAGAAAACTGGCTCTGCGGGAATCGGCATCCCTGCCTCTCGCGCATGATCGCGATAGTTCAAGCCCAAGCAGATGATCTTCTCCGGCCTCCGCACCGGCGGTAAAAGCCGCACCTCCGAAAGCGGCGCCATCGCCTCGTGCGGAACCCCTCGTTCTCCTTCTCGAATCGCCATCTCCAACCGCCGTGCTTGTAGAAGCACTTCCTCTCCTCGTTCCAAAAGAGCGCCCACATCGCGAAGTTGTGGATCCCGAACGCTCAGACTGTAGACCCACTCCCCCACGACGATCCCGACCTGTTCCTTTTCCCGCCACACGTAACTCGCTAAGCGCATATCCCTCTCCTCATGCTCTGCACACTCTCCGCCGTGACCCACACGGTGATCCTCTAGCGTACACGAGACGGCTACCCTCCACCCACTCCCAACAGTTCAACAGCATTCCCGAAGAAGAGAGCTTCGATTTGAGAATCCGAGAGTCTGAGATTCAACGCGGCAAGCTTCAAAACCCGCAGCGATTCGATCCCGACGAGGACAGGGCGGATATCCGCATATTCTGTGCGGCGGCTCAGGTCATGGGCCGAGAGCCAAAGGAAGGAGTCGCCAACCGCCACACAGCGGCCCCGCATATGGGAGACGGGGAAATCGGAGCCATAGAGCAAGCGATCCACACCGAAGATTCGGAGAATAGCCTCGAACGCGCCACATTCGGTCACCGCCGAGGTGTCGAACCACAAATTCCCCAGCCCGCGCAGCGCCTCGATCCCCATCACCGTATGATGCGGATTGAAGCCGCGGCCAGCGTGCGCGAGGATGAATCGCGCGTCCGGATAGCGCTTGGCATACTGTCGAATCGCCTCTTGATTCGCCGGATCGGCGAGCGCGCGCGAGCGCACGATGTGGAGGGTGATCGTCAGCCGCTCCTCATGCGCGATGCGCACATGCTCTTCGGGCAAATAGCTGGGGATCGTTGCTTCGAACGTGGGACGCTCTGCGGCATAGACGTGATAGCATTTCAAGCCGACAAACCCTTCTCGCCGGACAGTCTCGCGGATCAGCTCTGGATCCATGTCCGGACGAATGAGCATCTGCGCGCGGGAATGCGGACGACGCCTCGCCTCTCGGACGACGAAATCGTTGGCGGCCATCAGGTCCAGACTGGCATTGGGGAAGCCGAAGAAGAGCCCCTCGATTCGCCGCTGCGGAAACATCTCCGTCATGAGCGCCTGATAGATCTCCATGCCGACGCGCTCAGGCCCCTCGGCGCACAAAGGCGGAATATGGCCGCTGAAGTGACGCACCTCGTAAAGATGCGCGTGAGCATCGAAGAGACGTGGCGGAATGAACGTCTCCAATTCCCGAGCGAAAAGCTCTCGATCCTCGTCGAGGACGCGCCAGTTCATTCTCTATCCCTCGAACCTCGTCATGGGCGAAGGACCTCTCCGGGACACACCCCAGTGATCCCGGATGGATCTTTCACGATGCGACCGCGAACGAGCACATACTTGACGCCTTGCGCGAATTGGCGCGGATGCGCGTAATCGGCGCGATCGCCGATGGCGAGCGGATCGAAGAGGACGAGATCGGCGACTTTACCGACGGCGATCACCCCGCGATCGGAGAGACGGAGCCGAGACGCCGGAAGCGCCGTGATCTTCCGAATAGCCTCCTCAATAGGAAGAAGCTGACGATCGCGCACATAATGGCCGAGGAACCGCGCGAATGCTCCATACAGGCGAGGATGCGGTTGCTGCGCGGCCTCAAGCCCATCGCTTCCGATCATATGGAAGGGATAACGCATGATCCGGCACACGTCCGCTTCATTCCCATGATGGGAGATGATCGAGACGCAGAGGTCCTCTTCAAGGAGGAGCTGCACGATCGCTTCCCCCACAGAGCAGACACGAGTCCTCGCGATGTCCTGAAGCGAGCGTCCGATGAGCGCTTGATTTTTTGCAGTCGCGAGGTCATTGACAATCACGCTCGCCCAATCTCGGGGAGCGGCATCAAGCTCCGCGATGATACGATCGCGCAGAATTGGGTCTCCCAGTCGCGCGAGGATGGCTTCGGCGTCATCGGCTTGCGCCCATTCCGGCAGGAATTCTTGCAGATATGTCGAACCGGCCATATACGGATAGGAGTCCACGGTCACATCCACGCCGCGTTCGCGAGCCCGCTCGATCATCTCCAGGAGGTCTTCGGCTCTGCCCCAGTTCCCGCGTCCGGCCGTTTGCAGGTGAGAGATTTGAACGGGCACACCCGTCTCCTCAGCGAGGGTGAGAGTTTCGGCCAACGCGTCGAACAATCCCTCGAAATAGCTGCGCATGTGGATGGCGAAAAATCCCCCCTTTTCCCCGACAGCCTGAAGGAGCGCCCGCAGCTCATCATGCGTTGCCCACCGCATGGGGGGATAGGTGAGTCCCGTAGAGAGGCCGAAAGCGCCTTCCTCCATGGCCTGACGCACGAGGTCCGCCATTTCCGCGATCTCTCGTTCGGTGGCCGCCCGCTGTTCCAATCCCATCACGAAAGCCCTCACCGCCGCGTGAGGGACGAGGTAGGCGATGTTCACCGCCGTCCGATCGACAAAAAGATCGAGGTATTCCCGGACGCTGCGCCATCGCCATGGCACTTCCCAAAGGCCGAAGCTCCCAGCGTATATCCGCCTTAACTTCGCGAGCAATTCCTCGGTCACCGGAGCAAATCCGATACCACAATTCGAGAAGACGACGGTAGTCACGCCCTGCCAGAGGCGCGGCTCATCCACCGGATTCAACAAGAGGGAAATATCCGAATGCGTATGGATGTCGATGAAACCAGGGGCGACGATCAATCCGTTCGCCTCGATGCGCTCCCGCGCCGGTCGCTCCTTGAGCGCACCGAGAGCGACGATTCGCCCCTGGCGAATCCCGATATCGGCCACTTCCGCCGGACGCCCCGTGCCGTCGAGAACGCGGCCTCCGGTAATGAGGAGATCGAACATACGATCATCGGCGTTCTCCCAAATGGTCTCCCTTTTTACGGTCGTCATTTGTACTCCTCCTGAGCGATTTCCAGGATTGTATGGCGACGAATCGCCTCTTGCAGATCGAGCGTCAGGATCAGACTCCGGTATCCATCGCGAGCATCCGGCGATGGCGGACGATCCTCTCGGATCGCTGTGAGGAAAGCCTCCAGTTGCCTATCGAAGTTCAGCTCATAAGGGGGCAGGCGCTTTCGGATGACCCCTTCCGAGCGAACGAGCTGCGTGCGACCGGTCCGCAGATCGTGCCAAGCGATCCCCCGCGGGCCGAAGATCTCGATCTCTGGATATTTCACCTGAGGATATGGACCTCGATGCTCATCGGCTTGGGCAATAGGATGGAGCCATGCCATCTCCAACTTACAAATGGAGCCGTCCGCGAACTCGATGACCCCGATCCAATGGTT
It encodes:
- a CDS encoding fumarylacetoacetate hydrolase family protein — translated: MRLASYVWREKEQVGIVVGEWVYSLSVRDPQLRDVGALLERGEEVLLQARRLEMAIREGERGVPHEAMAPLSEVRLLPPVRRPEKIICLGLNYRDHAREAGMPIPAEPVFFAKYANTLAGPYDPILRPLAVEQLDYEVELAVVIGREGKYLSEAEALAYVAGYMVLNDVSARDFQFRTGQWTHGKTFDGFAPCGPFLVTADEVPDPHGLRLRLWVNGELRQDSHTGEMIFSIPYLIHYFSQLFTLRPGDILSTGTPPGVGMARRPPAFLKDGDEVVAWIEGIGQLCNRVVMETLTQDGPPPCDARIDAEHLDLSKDH
- a CDS encoding amidohydrolase, translated to MNWRVLDEDRELFARELETFIPPRLFDAHAHLYEVRHFSGHIPPLCAEGPERVGMEIYQALMTEMFPQRRIEGLFFGFPNASLDLMAANDFVVREARRRPHSRAQMLIRPDMDPELIRETVRREGFVGLKCYHVYAAERPTFEATIPSYLPEEHVRIAHEERLTITLHIVRSRALADPANQEAIRQYAKRYPDARFILAHAGRGFNPHHTVMGIEALRGLGNLWFDTSAVTECGAFEAILRIFGVDRLLYGSDFPVSHMRGRCVAVGDSFLWLSAHDLSRRTEYADIRPVLVGIESLRVLKLAALNLRLSDSQIEALFFGNAVELLGVGGG
- a CDS encoding D-aminoacylase; translated protein: MTTVKRETIWENADDRMFDLLITGGRVLDGTGRPAEVADIGIRQGRIVALGALKERPARERIEANGLIVAPGFIDIHTHSDISLLLNPVDEPRLWQGVTTVVFSNCGIGFAPVTEELLAKLRRIYAGSFGLWEVPWRWRSVREYLDLFVDRTAVNIAYLVPHAAVRAFVMGLEQRAATEREIAEMADLVRQAMEEGAFGLSTGLTYPPMRWATHDELRALLQAVGEKGGFFAIHMRSYFEGLFDALAETLTLAEETGVPVQISHLQTAGRGNWGRAEDLLEMIERARERGVDVTVDSYPYMAGSTYLQEFLPEWAQADDAEAILARLGDPILRDRIIAELDAAPRDWASVIVNDLATAKNQALIGRSLQDIARTRVCSVGEAIVQLLLEEDLCVSIISHHGNEADVCRIMRYPFHMIGSDGLEAAQQPHPRLYGAFARFLGHYVRDRQLLPIEEAIRKITALPASRLRLSDRGVIAVGKVADLVLFDPLAIGDRADYAHPRQFAQGVKYVLVRGRIVKDPSGITGVCPGEVLRP